One window of Triticum dicoccoides isolate Atlit2015 ecotype Zavitan chromosome 5A, WEW_v2.0, whole genome shotgun sequence genomic DNA carries:
- the LOC119298438 gene encoding uncharacterized protein LOC119298438: protein MASQAVESHRAGAEVFHGDDAMCKKKSVEVLEELGLPTGLLPLEDMEEFGYNRAAGFMWLVQRKKTEHTFKKVKQTVSYAGEVTAFVEPGKLRKITGVKTKELFLWLSVVEVYVVEGLAPGKVTFKTGTGLSDTFDAAAFALGE, encoded by the coding sequence ATGGCATCCCAAGCCGTCGAGAGCCACCGTGCCGGCGCGGAGGTATTCCACGGCGACGACGCCATGTGCAAGAAGAAGTCGGtggaggtgctggaggagctgggcctccCGACGGGCCTGCTGCCCCTGGAGGACATGGAGGAGTTCGGGTACAACCGCGCGGCCGGCTTCATGTGGCTCGTgcagaggaagaagacggagcacACGTTCAAGAAGGTGAAGCAGACCGTGTCGTACGCCGGCGAGGTGACGGCCTTCGTCGAGCCGGGAAAGCTGAGGAAGATCACCGGCGTGAAGACCAAGGAGCTGTTTCTGTGGCTCAGCGTGGTGGAGGTGTATGTTGTTGAGGGCCTGGCCCCTGGCAAGGTCACCTTCAAGACCGGCACTGGTCTCTCCGACACCTTTGATGCAGCTGCTTTTGCCCTTGGAGAATGA
- the LOC119298439 gene encoding uncharacterized protein LOC119298439, with protein sequence MASQAVETHRAGAEVFRGDGAICKKKCVEVLEELGLPTGLLPLEDMEEFGYNRAAGFMWLVQRKKTEHTFKKVKQTVSYAGEVTAFVEPGKLRKIAGVKTKELFLWLSVVEVYVESVTAPGKVTFKTDTGLSDTFDAAAFALGE encoded by the coding sequence ATGGCATCCCAAGCCGTCGAGACCCATCGTGCCGGCGCGGAGGTATTCCGCGGCGACGGCGCCATCTGCAAGAAGAAGTGCGtggaggtgctggaggagctgggcctccCGACGGGCCTGCTGCCCCTGGAGGACATGGAGGAGTTTGGGTACAACCGCGCGGCTGGCTTCATGTGGCtggtgcagaggaagaagacggagcacACGTTCAAGAAGGTGAAGCAGACCGTGTCGTACGCCGGCGAGGTGACGGCCTTCGTCGAGCCGGGGAAGCTGAGGAAGATCGCCGGCGTGAAGACCAAGGAGCTGTTCCTGTGGCTCAGCGTGGTGGAGGTGTATGTTGAGAGTGTGACGGCCCCTGGTAAGGTCACCTTCAAGACCGACACTGGTCTCTCCGACACCTTTGATGCAGCTGCTTTTGCCCTTGGAGAATGA